The Coffea eugenioides isolate CCC68of chromosome 8, Ceug_1.0, whole genome shotgun sequence genome has a segment encoding these proteins:
- the LOC113780341 gene encoding uncharacterized protein LOC113780341 → MNGAVETANKNLKKIICKMIERHRDWHEKLPYALMAYRTSIQISIAATAYNLMYGMEAILPVEVEIPSLRIIMETKLDETNWIKQHHEQLFLIDEKKLNAICHGQCYQKRMAHAYNKKVKQRLFEEGDKVLKRILPTQEEAKGKFAPSWQGPSIVKKVLPGGVLILTEMDGQVFSQPINSDMCKKFFI, encoded by the coding sequence atgaatggagctgtggAGACAGCAAATAAGAACTTGAAAAAGATAATCTGTAAAATGATCGAAAGACATCGTGATTGGCACGAAAAACTCCCCTATGCATTAATGGCATATAGAACTTCTATTCAAATTTCTATTGCGGCAACGGCTTACAACCTTATGTACGGAATGGAAGCAATTTTGCCAGTTGAGGTCGAAATTCCCTCATTGCGCATAATAATGGAGACCAAACTAGATGAAACTAATTGGATTAAACAACATCATGAACAATtatttttgattgatgagaaAAAGTTAAATGCCATTTGTCATGGTCAGTGCTATCAAAAGAGAATGGCCCATGCTTACAACAAGAAGGTCAAACAGCGACTATTCGAAGAAGGAGACAAAGTGTTGAAACGAATTTTGCCAACGCAAGAGGAGGCCAAAGGCAAGTTTGCACCAAGTTGGCAGGGCCCTTCTATCGTCAAGAAGGTATTGCCTGGTGGAGTACTTATTCTcacagaaatggatggacaagtTTTCTCTCAACCGATCAATTCggatatgtgtaagaaatttttCATCTGA